GAGTTGCAAATACAAATTCAAATACGACATAGAAAAACAAAGACCCACGAAGTGTCCTTATTGTGAGAAACCAATACACCCAGACATAGAATTCTAATAATTATCGAATAATCAACAAGCAAATTTTATAAATAAACAAAACTTACACGAACAATATGGGAGTGTTCAACGAAATTCTAAGATCAGATCAAACATTAATAAAAAATGATGACGCATTAAGCTATGAATTCTTACCAAAACTATTACCCTTCAGAGAAACAGAACAAAAATATTTAGCTACGTGCATAAAGCCTTTATTCAACAACAGATCAGGAAGAAACTTATTAATACATGGCCCTCCAGGAATAGGAAAAACAGCAGCTACGAAACACGTCCTTAGAGACTTAGAAGAAGAAACAGATGAAATAGAAGTAATATTCATAAATTGCTGGCAAAAAAACACCACGTATAAAGTATTACTAGAAATCTGCGACGTCATAGGATATAGATTCACACAAAACAAAAAAACAACGGAATTATTCAAAGTTATTTCATCAATAATAAATAAAAAAAGCGCGGTATTCGTGTTTGATGAAATAGATAAAGCAGAAGAACTAGACTTCTTATATTATGTATTAGAAGAAATACACAGAAAAGCCGTGTTCTTAATAACTAATTACAAAACGTGGATGTTAGAATTAGATGAAAGAATAAAATCAAGACTAGTGCCTGAATTACTAGAATTTAAACAATACAACTTAGAAGAAACCAAGCAAATATTAAAAGAAAGACTGACTTATGCTTTCTACGACGGAGCTTGGAAAGAAGAAAACATAAAACCAATATATGACAAGGCGTACGAAGTTAAAGATATAAGAACAGGCTTATTCTTATTAAGAGAATCAGCACTCATAGCAGAAGAAGAATCAAGTAAAGAAATAAAAAAAGAACACGTACAAAAAGCACTAAGAAAAATAGATGATTTCACAATAAAAAACAAAGACTTACTAGAAGAAGAAACCCAACTCATATACGAATTAGTAAAACAAAAATCAGGAAGCAAAATAGGCGATTTGTACAATACCTACAAAGAAAGAGGAGGAAACTCATCATACAAAACTTTTCAAAGAAAAATAAACAAATTAGAAGAAGCAAAATTCATAAGTACAAAGAAACAAACAGGTAGCGGAGGAAACACAACAATAGTAGAAAAGAAAATCACTGATTTCTAAAACTGACGCTTACCCCTCAATTGAAAAAAATTAACAAATTTAGTAACATAATCATCATCATCCGTAGACAACAACAAATAATCACCTTTACTCCTCTTAAAAACATTACTAAGATATTCTTCTTGTTCAATGATTCTCTTGTTATAAGCAACTCTTATCTTCTTAGTATCAACATATAAATTATCACCAGAAACAGGATCTTTAAGCATTAATTGCCCCGCACCCTCAGGAATAAACCTATCCCTAGGATCACGAATAACCAACGCTATCAACTCATAATCCTCAGAGAGCATATGAACATAACGCTCCCAAGACTCAGGAAGATTAAAAAAATCAGACACAATAAAAATAACTCCTTTATCACCAAGAAAAGCCTTAGAACTTAACAACGCCTTATTAAAATCAAACACGCCACCATAATTCTCAATATTAAGCAAATTAAGCTTAATCCTAGTCAAAGGCTCCATACCAATATTAGGCTTTACCTTAATCTTTAAAGAATCAGTAGCCATAGCCATACCAATCGCGTCACCCGCCTTATTAATAGCATCAGCAAGAACATAAATAATTTCAGCAGCATACTCACACTTAAGAACGCCGTGACTAGAAAAAAACATTGAATTACCAACATCAAACAAAAAGAAAACACTAAAATTCTTATAATCCTCAAACTCACGAATCAACGTGGATTTAGCACGCAAACTAGCCTTCCAATCAATCATACTAGCATCATCACCATACTCATACTCACGAAAACCCGCGAACTCCATACCATGACCTTTAAACGTAGTAGCCCACTCCCCTTGCAAAGTCCTAGATAAAACGTCTCGCCTAGAATTAATATCCACTTTATGAAGCCTAGACTTAATATTTATATTCAAATCACTAACTGGCATTTTAACCTCTAAAGTATACGCACCTTAGCAATAATTTCATCAATAATTTTCTCAGTAGTAATTCCTTCAGCCTGACCCTCAAAATTAACAATGATCCTATGTCTAAGAACGTTTTTAGCAACACCCCTAATATCATCAGGAGTAACATTAATATTACCATTCATAAGAGCCCTAGCTTTAGAAGCTAAAAATAACGCGATACTAGCCCTAGGAGAAGCACCCGTACCAATATATTTACCAATCTTCAAATCATACTTATCAGGGAAACGAGTAGCATCAATAATCCTAATAATGTACTCAGACATCTTACGCTCAACAGTAATCATCTTAACAAGTTTCTGAATATCAATTATTTGCTCAGCGTCAAGGACAGACTCTAACTCATAATCCTCAAATTTATGCATAGTAATATTAGTAGTAAGAATTCTTAACTCCGATTCATTACTAGGATAATCCATCATTAACTTAAAAAAGAAACGATCCAACTGAGCCTCAGGCAACTTATACGTACCCAGTTGCTCCAACGGATTCTGAGTAGCCATAACAAAAAAAGGATAAGGCAAAACGAAGGTTTCCTTACCAATAGTAACTTGGCGCTCCTGCATCGCCTCAAGCAAAGCAGACTGAACCTTAGGAGGACTACGATTTATTTCATCCCCTAAAACGAAGTTAGCGAAAACAGGACCTTTAACCGTGTAAAAACCCTTACCTTCTTCGTAAGTCGTAATACCAAGAATATCTGTAGGCAACAAATCAGGAGTGAACTGAATCCTAGAAAAAGAACAACCAGTAATACTAGCAAGAGTCCTAATAACAAGAGTCTTACCAACACCCGGAATACCCTCAAGAAGAACGTGACCATTACACATTAAAGCTTCAATCAAACCATTAACGACTTGTTCCTGACCAATAAAAATCTTAGAAA
This portion of the Candidatus Woesearchaeota archaeon genome encodes:
- a CDS encoding MoxR family ATPase, translated to MVEENVISSEELNEKVRVYQRKLKQIREEVSKIFIGQEQVVNGLIEALMCNGHVLLEGIPGVGKTLVIRTLASITGCSFSRIQFTPDLLPTDILGITTYEEGKGFYTVKGPVFANFVLGDEINRSPPKVQSALLEAMQERQVTIGKETFVLPYPFFVMATQNPLEQLGTYKLPEAQLDRFFFKLMMDYPSNESELRILTTNITMHKFEDYELESVLDAEQIIDIQKLVKMITVERKMSEYIIRIIDATRFPDKYDLKIGKYIGTGASPRASIALFLASKARALMNGNINVTPDDIRGVAKNVLRHRIIVNFEGQAEGITTEKIIDEIIAKVRIL
- a CDS encoding AAA family ATPase; the protein is MGVFNEILRSDQTLIKNDDALSYEFLPKLLPFRETEQKYLATCIKPLFNNRSGRNLLIHGPPGIGKTAATKHVLRDLEEETDEIEVIFINCWQKNTTYKVLLEICDVIGYRFTQNKKTTELFKVISSIINKKSAVFVFDEIDKAEELDFLYYVLEEIHRKAVFLITNYKTWMLELDERIKSRLVPELLEFKQYNLEETKQILKERLTYAFYDGAWKEENIKPIYDKAYEVKDIRTGLFLLRESALIAEEESSKEIKKEHVQKALRKIDDFTIKNKDLLEEETQLIYELVKQKSGSKIGDLYNTYKERGGNSSYKTFQRKINKLEEAKFISTKKQTGSGGNTTIVEKKITDF
- a CDS encoding DUF58 domain-containing protein gives rise to the protein MPVSDLNINIKSRLHKVDINSRRDVLSRTLQGEWATTFKGHGMEFAGFREYEYGDDASMIDWKASLRAKSTLIREFEDYKNFSVFFLFDVGNSMFFSSHGVLKCEYAAEIIYVLADAINKAGDAIGMAMATDSLKIKVKPNIGMEPLTRIKLNLLNIENYGGVFDFNKALLSSKAFLGDKGVIFIVSDFFNLPESWERYVHMLSEDYELIALVIRDPRDRFIPEGAGQLMLKDPVSGDNLYVDTKKIRVAYNKRIIEQEEYLSNVFKRSKGDYLLLSTDDDDYVTKFVNFFQLRGKRQF